In uncultured Methanobacterium sp., a genomic segment contains:
- a CDS encoding B-box zinc finger protein, protein MEKIFNKPKTCDECNEDLKRLFLYCTNCNKYICYDCFSNHQIDHDYIPCKTLDGNKGEVLDIGSAGYGIPIGDLWPSHEIDAFLSSHHPKCPHAIEYFEKNNITFYCHECKKWLCLNCLDNHLDHGLMLHVGFNDGKELRQIDPNLYKSKNQLSLSVNVYKIDDENLKVEVEINNPNSVPLYDLKIMHTWRGLGEGDNYETIKGDDFVCPTVIDLPAIPPNEIIEIPYEINFSNGIDSHLSSIISIIRFKDVFLGRGMVFAESEIQRV, encoded by the coding sequence ATGGAGAAAATTTTTAACAAACCAAAAACTTGTGATGAATGTAATGAAGATTTAAAGCGTCTTTTTTTGTATTGTACAAATTGTAACAAGTATATATGTTATGATTGTTTTTCCAATCATCAAATTGACCATGATTATATTCCCTGTAAAACTTTAGATGGCAATAAAGGAGAAGTTTTGGATATAGGTTCTGCAGGATATGGGATTCCTATAGGAGATTTATGGCCTTCTCATGAGATTGATGCTTTCCTTTCAAGTCATCATCCAAAATGTCCACATGCAATCGAGTATTTTGAAAAGAATAACATAACTTTCTATTGCCATGAATGTAAAAAATGGCTATGTTTAAACTGCCTAGATAATCATTTGGATCATGGTTTAATGCTTCATGTAGGCTTTAATGATGGTAAAGAGCTTAGACAAATAGATCCTAACTTATATAAATCAAAAAATCAACTATCATTGTCTGTTAATGTATATAAAATAGATGATGAAAATCTTAAGGTCGAAGTTGAAATAAATAATCCAAATAGTGTACCATTATACGATTTGAAAATTATGCATACGTGGAGAGGCCTTGGAGAAGGAGATAATTATGAAACGATTAAGGGTGATGATTTTGTTTGCCCTACAGTAATAGATCTTCCAGCCATTCCTCCAAACGAAATTATTGAAATACCTTATGAAATTAATTTTTCAAATGGAATTGACTCGCATTTATCCTCCATCATATCTATAATCCGTTTTAAGGATGTTTTTTTGGGAAGAGGGATGGTTTTTGCAGAATCTGAAATTCAAAGAGTATGA
- a CDS encoding DUF6414 family protein, with translation MDNSEIRKKMTKIVYFDEIGATDYLTINGELIEQIITELSENQKNVEAGTNLKGWVKASIWPFVGGSVESNVKAGIEKNNSNIVKTTISNSLLSDFLEKRGKDIEELNNYYLKPYPNSIAFFKMFTPYLKMFSEGFTTDDGAPLDMHNMDAAFEYGKGYYEMIANPKVEENNENKKILRFNINAFRNNYTIADLTKMDLTYYIVKVGRANEDSLDISKEFNMGEKLISLDDLENGKSGDEGLLDVYDVILAGVSINED, from the coding sequence ATGGACAATTCAGAAATTAGAAAGAAAATGACAAAAATAGTTTATTTTGATGAAATTGGAGCTACTGATTATTTAACAATAAATGGGGAATTAATAGAACAAATTATAACTGAATTGAGCGAAAATCAAAAAAACGTTGAAGCGGGAACTAACTTAAAAGGGTGGGTAAAAGCATCTATTTGGCCTTTCGTTGGAGGAAGTGTAGAAAGTAATGTTAAAGCGGGTATTGAAAAAAACAATTCCAATATAGTAAAAACAACTATTTCTAATTCTTTATTAAGTGATTTTCTTGAAAAAAGAGGAAAAGATATTGAAGAATTAAATAATTATTATTTAAAACCCTATCCAAACTCAATTGCATTTTTTAAGATGTTCACGCCTTATTTAAAAATGTTTTCAGAAGGTTTTACAACAGATGATGGGGCACCTTTGGACATGCATAATATGGATGCTGCATTTGAATATGGTAAGGGATATTATGAAATGATAGCAAATCCGAAAGTAGAAGAAAATAATGAAAATAAAAAAATATTGAGATTTAATATTAATGCCTTCCGAAACAATTATACAATTGCTGATTTAACAAAAATGGATTTAACATATTATATAGTGAAAGTTGGCCGAGCAAATGAAGATTCTTTAGATATAAGTAAAGAATTTAATATGGGTGAAAAATTAATCTCACTGGACGATTTGGAAAATGGAAAAAGCGGTGATGAAGGACTTTTAGATGTTTATGATGTTATTCTTGCAGGAGTAAGCATTAATGAAGATTAA
- a CDS encoding AAA family ATPase yields the protein MKIKIYYGPKSGFEKFIPEEKTTLSELVIEFDARRNKHTVVIPGQENEEPERDPIKCLVAYSESYARISESAVLSFNSLINEGNIENLYLQNPPVQISNLLKEFYSENISYKKYKYNLLNVDNFLKINSTFEDNIIGQDQVKKDLLNSFYSFLKNYNNNKPIVLMFYGNSGIGKTETAKFLSGILGEELFRKQFSMFQNIKFSEYLFGGNHAQPSFAKELLERNSNVILLDEFDKAADLFHEAFYQLFDDGIFEDKNYKVQLDNAIIICTSNYQNENEIRKNIGDPLFFRFTKLIKFNPLSIEAIKRIMDINIEKKYEKLDDDDKKIINLDQLKKMFLSKASKFKNAREISNLIDEAINSQLVKNFIENS from the coding sequence ATGAAGATTAAAATATATTATGGTCCAAAATCAGGTTTTGAAAAGTTTATACCTGAAGAAAAGACCACGCTCTCTGAACTGGTTATTGAATTTGATGCCCGGCGAAATAAACATACGGTGGTTATACCTGGTCAAGAAAATGAAGAACCTGAGCGAGATCCCATCAAATGTTTGGTGGCTTACTCAGAAAGTTATGCTCGTATTTCTGAAAGTGCTGTTCTGAGTTTTAATAGTTTGATCAATGAAGGCAATATAGAAAATTTATATTTACAAAATCCTCCCGTCCAAATATCAAATTTGCTTAAAGAGTTTTACAGTGAGAATATATCTTATAAAAAATATAAATACAATTTATTAAATGTAGATAATTTTTTAAAAATAAATTCTACATTTGAGGATAATATAATAGGACAAGATCAGGTGAAAAAAGATTTATTGAACTCTTTTTATTCTTTTTTAAAAAATTATAATAACAATAAACCAATAGTTCTAATGTTTTATGGAAATTCTGGAATTGGTAAAACCGAGACTGCAAAATTTTTAAGTGGAATATTGGGTGAAGAGCTTTTTAGAAAACAATTTTCAATGTTTCAAAATATTAAATTTAGCGAATACTTATTTGGCGGTAATCATGCGCAACCTTCTTTTGCTAAAGAACTTTTAGAAAGAAATTCTAATGTCATATTATTGGATGAATTTGACAAAGCAGCCGATCTCTTTCATGAAGCTTTTTATCAATTATTTGATGATGGAATATTCGAAGATAAAAATTATAAAGTTCAGTTAGATAATGCTATTATAATTTGCACCTCAAATTATCAAAATGAAAATGAGATAAGAAAAAATATTGGCGATCCTCTTTTCTTTAGATTTACTAAACTCATTAAATTCAATCCCCTTAGTATTGAAGCTATAAAAAGAATAATGGACATCAATATCGAAAAAAAATATGAGAAATTGGATGATGATGACAAAAAAATAATAAATTTAGATCAATTAAAAAAAATGTTTCTTAGTAAAGCATCTAAATTTAAAAATGCACGAGAAATATCTAATTTAATAGACGAAGCGATAAATTCGCAACTAGTAAAAAATTTTATTGAAAATTCTTAA
- a CDS encoding CBS domain-containing protein, which produces MLTSVQKEILQSLINLYRNSEGRSVKGEEIAELMKRNPGTIRNQMQSLRSLGLVKGVPGPRGGYKPTIKAYHTLNIQDTDKKSQVPIYKSGELVNDITVAKIEFTSIPHPGECEAAIKAVGNIKTLDLGDKIRVGPTPVNKLVVDGVVVGRDDMDSIILLDTTAIRSIPKKRVIEVATPNLITLDGLSTIRDAARVLSTNSIEGAPVIDDGEIRGMVTLSDISRALAESREEMKVVDIMTKNTITVNEDLMISDAIELMNKKHIGRLIVVDPAGNARGIVTRTDLLDKIAGLK; this is translated from the coding sequence ATGCTTACATCAGTTCAGAAAGAAATACTACAGAGTCTCATAAACTTATACCGCAATTCCGAAGGCAGATCTGTTAAAGGTGAAGAAATAGCGGAATTAATGAAGCGTAACCCTGGAACCATCCGTAATCAGATGCAATCCCTCCGTAGTTTAGGCCTGGTTAAAGGTGTGCCTGGACCAAGGGGTGGGTATAAACCAACTATTAAAGCTTACCATACCTTAAACATACAGGATACCGATAAAAAGAGCCAGGTACCAATATACAAATCAGGGGAACTTGTAAATGACATTACTGTGGCCAAGATAGAATTCACCAGTATCCCTCACCCTGGTGAATGTGAAGCAGCCATCAAAGCCGTGGGAAACATCAAAACCCTGGATCTGGGAGACAAAATACGGGTGGGCCCCACACCAGTAAATAAACTGGTAGTAGATGGAGTGGTAGTAGGCAGGGATGACATGGATAGCATTATTCTCCTGGACACCACTGCAATTCGCAGCATCCCCAAAAAAAGAGTAATAGAAGTAGCAACACCTAACCTGATAACCCTGGATGGATTAAGCACAATCCGTGATGCGGCTCGAGTTTTATCCACCAACAGCATTGAAGGTGCACCGGTAATAGATGATGGTGAAATCAGGGGAATGGTAACATTGTCTGATATCAGCCGTGCACTGGCAGAATCACGTGAAGAAATGAAAGTGGTGGATATAATGACAAAAAACACCATCACCGTTAACGAAGATCTAATGATTTCCGATGCCATTGAACTCATGAATAAAAAACATATTGGT